The genomic region GTATTTATATTAGTAAATAAATTCAAATGAGAGTTTTGTTTAATAATCATAACTATTTCTTCCAAAGAAGTATTTCCAGCTCTTTCTCCAATTCCATTAATAGTACATTCCACTTGTTCTGCTCCATTCATAATTCCAGATAAAGAATTAGCCGTAGCCAGTCCCAAATCATTATGACAATGAGTAGATAATTTGATTTTATGAACCCCTTTAACATTTTCTTTTAAAAAGCGTATTTTATCTCCATATTCTTCTGGAAGACAATACCCTGTAGTATCAGGTATATTAATAACCGTCGCTCCATATTTGATCACATTTTCACATACTTTTGCTAAAAATTCATTTTCTGTACGCCCCGCATCTTCCGCATAAAATTCAACATCTTCTACAAACCTTTTTGCATATTTTACTGCATGAATAGCTCTTTCTATAATTTTTTCCGGGGTGCTATTGAATTTATAACGGATATGACAATTTGAAGTTCCTATTCCTGTATGAATTCTTGGTTTTTTAGCATGTTGTAACGCTTGTCCTGCTATCTCTATATCTTTTTCTACTGCTCTAGATAATGCACAAACTACAGTTTTTGAAACTGATCTACAGATTTCTTGAACAGATTGATAATCTCCTGGACTAGAAGTGGGAAATCCTGCTTCAATAACATCCACCCCTAAAGACTCTAATCTTTTAGCTATTTTTATTTTTTCTTTAGTATTTAATCTGCTTCCAGGAACCTGTTCTCCATCTCGCAAAGTTGTATCAAAAATTTGTATTCTTTTCTTTTCCATACCATTGGATTATTTGATAATCTCAAAACTATTTTTTCCAATAAAAAAATAGAAATGAATTATTTTAATACTTACAATATTCAATTAATAAAATTATTTTATATTTTTCTATTTATCAAACTAAATATTATTATACAATTACAATGTCTAATTACAATAAATCAGATCATCTTCTTTTATTAATTCAAACTTTATCAAAATCAGAAAAAAGAAATTTTAAACTTTATGCTAGTCGCATAAAAAAGAATAAATGCGCCAAGTTTATGAAACTTTTTGAAATCATGAGCAAAATAAATTATTATGATGAAAAAAAAATATTAAAATCACCTATAAGCAAAATGCAACTATCTAATATAAAAGCTAATTTATACAAACAAATTTTGATTAGTCTTAAGTTGCAACACACTGAAAAAAATCATGATATACAAATACGTGAATATTTAGATTTTGCTAAAATTTTATATAATAAAGGTTTATATATACAAAGCTTAAAATTATTAGGAAAAGCAAAAATCATTGCTAGATGTTATGAATATAACACTATTCTTTTAGAATTAGTAGAATTTGAAAAAATGATAGAATCTCAACATATAACTAGAAGTCTTTATTCTAGATCAGGAGAATTATCAGCAGAGTCTAAAGAATTAATTGAAAGAATACAATGTAATAATGCTTTATCTAGTCTTTCTTTGGAATTATATGGTTTATATTTAAAAGTAGGATATGTCAGAAATGAAAAAGACAAAATATTTATAGAAACATATTTTCGTACAAATCTTCCAAAATTTGATATTGATAAACTTAGTTTTTACGAAAAATTGTTTTTATATCAGGCTCAAGTATGGTATCATTACATCCGACAAGATTTTATTATGTGCTATAGATCATCTTATAAATGGGTAGAATTGTTTCAAAATCATACAAAAGAAAAAAAAATAGCTCCTGTCAGTTACTTAAAAGGATATCATTATTTATTAGATACTTTGTTTTATTTGAATCATTACTCAAAGTTTACTAATGTATTAAAGAAATTTGAAAAAGAAGTCAAAAATGGAGAAATACTTATAAATGGAAATACCAGAATATTAATTTTCATGTATACATATACT from Blattabacterium cuenoti harbors:
- a CDS encoding 2-isopropylmalate synthase, with the protein product MEKKRIQIFDTTLRDGEQVPGSRLNTKEKIKIAKRLESLGVDVIEAGFPTSSPGDYQSVQEICRSVSKTVVCALSRAVEKDIEIAGQALQHAKKPRIHTGIGTSNCHIRYKFNSTPEKIIERAIHAVKYAKRFVEDVEFYAEDAGRTENEFLAKVCENVIKYGATVINIPDTTGYCLPEEYGDKIRFLKENVKGVHKIKLSTHCHNDLGLATANSLSGIMNGAEQVECTINGIGERAGNTSLEEIVMIIKQNSHLNLFTNINTKLIYSTSHLVSECTGMRVQANKAIVGINAFSHSSGIHQDGVIKKRETYESINPEDVGIDQSSIILTARSGRAALAYRYKKLGHFLNKNSLDLVYSIFLKYADEKKEITDRELKTILKKANLNANNQILHPTNNTNRRINVV